The Acidobacteriota bacterium genome contains the following window.
CGTGCTAAGCCTTTGTGCCAGTATCCCGGTCTGCTCAAGCGCGTCGTCGGAAGCTGCATGGTCTTCGAAAATATTCACAGATAGTTTCGCTTTTTGCTTTTTAGAATGGCGTCTGCAATTGTCGCCCGAATGAAGGTAGATCCGCGTAAAGGACCCTTGGTGAAGCGGCGCTGCCTCTGGCTCTGGAGACAAGGGCTCAATTCCAATTTCGCCCAGACAGATCGAGACCAATGCAGGCAGAGAATCTGATTCAGCTGAACTCCGAGCCCTTTGCGCCATAGTTGTCCTGGGGACCTTCATGCCGCTGCTTCGGTCTGACCTATCTCAACTGCGATCGCTTTCCGGATGGCCGCAGCAACGGGACCACGTAATTTTTGCTTTGCTATGCGGTGTGCGGCCGCATCGATAGCCCGAACAGACTGCAGCGCTGTTGCAAGCGTTGCGTCTAGAGCGTCGCGCGGTCACGCAGAATCAAAGATTCCCAGTTTGAGCGGGTTGTGATTCACTTCTTTCAGGAGGTGGCTCATGGCTGAGGCATATTCGAAGGATCTTCGTCGCCGAGTGGTGGCGTTTGTTGAGCGGGGCAACTCACGGCAGGCCGCGGCACGTCAGTTTGGGGTAAGCCCCAGCTTTGCGGTGAAGCTGCTGAAGTTGTGGCAGGAGACGGGGAGCGTCACGCCTCGCCCTGTGGGTGGCCGGCGGCACGCCAAGCTGGCGCCATATCTGGATTTCTTGATTGGCGAGGTTGAGGCGCAGCCGGACGTGACGATGCCGGAATTGGCGCGCCGGCTGGCGTCGGAGCACGGGGTGACGGCGGCACCGGCATCGCTCTCCCGGGTGCTCTGCCAGGCCGGGTTCACAGATAAAAAAGCGCTTCTGGCAGCGGAGCAAGAACGCGCTGATGTGAAAGCCGCCCGGGCGGACTGGAAGCACTACCGTCAGCCCGCGATGCAGGCCGAACCCGGTCGTCTGGTCTTCATCGACGAAACATCCGTGAAGACTAACATGTGCCGTCTTCGCGGACGGTCTCTGTGCGGGAAGCGTCTGAAAGCAACGGCGCCATTCGGGAAATGGGGTACACAGACGTTCATTGCAGGCCTGCGCTGTGGTGAACTCACGGCGCCCTGGGTCGTCGAAGGCGCCATGAACCGGTCTGCGTTCGAAGTTTACATCGAGACCCAGCTCGCCCCGACACTCTCACCCGGCGATGTCGTCATCCTCGACAATCTCAGCGTCCACTACAGCCAGCGCGCCGAAGACGCCCTCGCTGAACGTGGCGCGTGGTTCCTCTACCTGCCGAAATACTCTCCCGACCTCAACCCGATCGAGATGGCTTTCTCAAAGCTGAAAGCCCATCTCCGCGCCGCCGCCGCCCGAACCTTTGAGGACCTCAATGACGCCATCGGTGATATCTGCAAGCTCTTCACACCAGCCGAATGCTGGAACTTCTTCAAAGCCGCGGGCTATGCGTCCAAATGAAAGCGCGATGCTCTAGGTCTTCAGGGCTGACCACGATGTCTACGAAACCTGCCCGGCAAGCGTCATTCGGTCCGAACATTTCGCCAAGGACGACTGTCCGATTGAGCCAGGCAGGGTGAAGGCGGCTTCGTGCAAGCTCGATCGCAAAGGCGGGCGGGACGATTCCGATGGCGACTTCGTTGAGCCCGATCCGGAGGGGACTTCTCGCTGCGATCCGGAGATCGCTAGCCAGCAATAAAAACGCTCCCATTGGGTAAGCATGGCCTTCAAGCAGCCCAATAACCGGATAGGGAAATTCAAGCAGACGTGCGGCGAGTTCGGCGCCCTGTCTCACCATGTCCTGTAATGCCGCGCGGTCTCCCGACTTAAAAACCGACAGGTCAAAGCCGGCCGAAAAAACACCTGGGACGGCCGACCGCAGGACCACAGGTCCGCCATTGCGCTCGGCGACGTCTAACGCGTCAGAGAGCCTGTCCAGCATCGCCGGCGACATGATGTTTGCCTTGCCATCATTCAGCGCAATCACGCTGATGCCAGCGTTCCATGTATAGCTTACCCGCTCTGGCATTGTGGCAACTCCTTGATCTGAGGCCAAGGCTTGCGAATTTGATTTAGACCAGTCAATATAATCCGAGATTCTTCAGGAGGCAGTGTCATGGCGCCAAGGCAACGCCACCGCGTGCCCGTCATTGACGCAGCGGTGAAACTTTTCCGCCAGCAGGGTTATGCTGCGACAGGTCTCAATGATCTTGTCGATTCCTCCGGCGCACCCAAGGGGTCGCTCTACCACTATTTCCCGGAGGGCAAGCCTTCGATCGCCGCAGCGGCAGTTGAGGAGGCTGGCCAGCGCGTCGTCCGTACCGTCGAGACGCTGGTGCGCAAGACCGGGTCGACCTCAGAGCTCCTTCGGGAGCACGCGCGGCTTCTTGCTGGCTGGATGGAAAAGTCTGGCTACCGGGATGGTTGCCCGATCACCACGGTCATCCTGGAGCTTGCCCCAAGGGACCGGCGGGTCACCGAAGCCGCGCGAAAGGCTTACAGTGCAAGGCAGGCCCTGATTGAAGGAAAGCTCGCTGAAGATGGATTTTCCCGCACTGAAGCCGGCCGTCTTGCGGTGCTGTGTATCTCTGCTTTGCAGGGGAGCCTCATTCAGGCCCGCGTGGATCGGAGCCGCAAACCAATTGAGGCGACCGCTGGAGAACTTGGCCAGCTTATCGAATTGGCGCGGCTCTCTCGCCGGACCTGAACATCAGCCGGCCTGTTCCTCTAACCGGAATAGAGTCAGACCGGTCCTGTGGAGCCTTGTCCGGGAACGGACCGTTCGCCCGCTATCCACCGATAGGCATCAACCAGGTCGAATCCGATGGAGAGGATATTGGTGGTGAGCACTACAACGCCGTAGATGTACTCGGTGCGCCCGATTGATCCTGCATCAGGCCCCGCCAGCCGTGCTGCGATCGCAAAACAAAGTGGGATCCAAACAACAAGATGAGGGAAGGCCAGGGCGCGCGAGAGCCCTCCGAGACGGAGTGCCAGCCACGTGTTACTGACGCCGACCAGGCCGGCGCTGATGGCTGTCCACAGGCCAACTGGCGTGCCAAGTAAGAAAATCGAAGCTGCGTTGACCGGTACGAGCCAGCCCGCAATCCAGAACCTGACCCAAAGGGGAAGGCTGTTGAACGAGCGCGAAATCGACTGAACGACTGACCGGCCAGAAATCATTGCAGCCTCAGGCTTCGGTCGGGGCAGGCCTGGGGCGCGCCAGGTAGGTTACCAGCCCGGACAGGGCGAGCGCGCCGAGGGCCATCAAGAAGAGTACAGGGCTTTCAGCGGCGCCGGGCGAGCTGGATGCAGGGGTGGATATGCCAAGGAAAGTGAGGTGGGCTGCCACAGCGCCGGCAGAAACGAGAGTGGCGAGAAGGCCGCCCCAGAAGCGCCTTGCCACAAGCAGGATGGCGGCGAGGAACTCGAGCGCTCCGGTCAAGTATCGTCCGAAAGGCTCGATGAATGCGAGCGTGAGGCCTGTCTGGTCGCTGACATTGGCTTCGATGATGGAGAAGATCGGTACGTCGCCAGTGAACTTCTGAATCCCCATGAAGACAAGGAACGCGGCAAGAATGAGGGGCGGCGCTGTGACAAGGATCGGGCGCATGAGAGGAATAATCCATTTGTTGACTGGTGAGTCCGGAATATCCGCTCGCCAGACCGTTACGCAAGCGATATCACGAAAATGTCAGTCCCGCAGAGCGAGGGGACAGGTTAAGCAACGGGCAGATTCTGCCGACCCCAGAAGGAGACGAGATCATGAAAACCCTGTTTTCCGCCGCAGCTGTAATGTTGGCCGCGATTGCCCCGCTGGCCGCTTGTGCGGAAACAAAACGGCCAGCCGGAGAAGCGAGCCGTCCGGTTGAGTCGTCCGAGATCGCTGCCGTTCGCGTCTATGCCGACTGGTGCCCCAACTGCCGGGCGCTCGATCCAAAGCTGGACGCCGTTGCCGCGTCCGGAGAATGGGACGGTGTCAGCTTTGTGCGCATCGACTATACCAAGCGCGACAAGGAGGCCGTATTCGCTGAAGCAGACCGTCTTGGTGTTGGCCCGGCGATCCGGACCCATTTTGCAGGCGGTATCAAGACGGGCCAACTCCTGTTGGTCGATGTCCAGAGCCAGGCCGTGATTGATCTCGTGACGCACAAGGAAACAGAGGCCGGAATCTCCGATCGCATTCGGGCGGCACAGACCGGTAGCTGACTTTAGCCCCGCGGCGGCGCCTTGGCCGCAAGCGCACTGAACAGGGAAACGCAGAAGGGCACGACATAGCTCAGGCCCATCTTCCAGAGGTTTGGAAGTTCAAGCGCAGCAACGCGTTCGAACTGGTTGATCAGAGTCAGCAGCGAGCCCACAATCAGGGCGACGATGACTGCTCGGATCAGGATTGGGCGCATTTTTCAAGGGTCCTTCGGCTCGGAGGGCAGCATCGGCACATACTGCTGGTCGATGCTCCAGAAGTTCAACTCACCTTTTTCAAGGGGACGCTCGGGATCGCCCGGATGTGCGCCGGTCCGAATGGTAGCGGCAATATCCGCCAGGACGCCGGGATGGCGGCGGAAATAGTTGTGCGGATCGAACCGGTCGGCGTCTGTGACTGAAATGAAGGAGACGGACCGGACGCCCCGGAATACAGCCTTGGATTCTTCCGACATGGATTCGGCCGTCAGGGCGCCGAAGCGAGGCGCGCCGAAGACCCAGCCGGACAGGCCAAGTGCGTTGTCTCCTGGATTTACGTAGACGTTGATCTGGCCGAACCCCATGCCAAAAGCTTCGGCGACCAGCCGCTGCTCCATCACGCCAAGGTCCATGTCCGGCGCCGCAAGGATCAGGTTTTCGACCCGGTAAGTGTCGCGCATCGACAGGCCTGACCCGCGCGCTTCAATCATCAGCTCCCGGAGTGCGTCTGTTACCAGCGATACGCCCCGGCTGTGCGCGAGGATCGTGACAGAATCGACTTCCGGCGCCGCGCTGATCAGGCGGATCACTTCTTTCAGGTGGAAGATCGCAAAATCCCCATCCTGGGTGTCGCCAAGATAGCCCCATACCGATCGTCCGCCCGTTGGCCAGCTGAACAAGACCGGCACTGAGGCGCGCCCGGAAGCATTCCAGACTTCGAAGAGATTGAAAGCGCCATGGTCGAATGTGTTGTTGAAGCCATGCACGTAGAGCAGCACGTTTCCGGTATCCTGGCTGGCGACCGCCTCAGAAAGCATTCCCTGAAATGCCTTGCCGGCTTCCTGGTACCGCGCAAGGGACGGGCGCTCACGTGTAAGCACGCCGTTCTCGATCGAAAAAGCGAGCGGCGTGCCGGGGAAACGGACGATTTCACTGATCGAGTTAGCTGAGTAAGCGGGACGCTGGTCGCTCTCGCCGGACATAAAGGCGCCATAGGCCGGCGCGTCCATCCCTGTCACCTCGATGCGGGCTTTGCCAGCCGCCATGGAAGTCGATCGCTCAACGCCATATCCGCCGCCGCGAGGTGCCCGGTCCGTGATATACAAGATTTCGCCGGTCATCATGTCTGCAGTGTCTGCGGGCATCTGGCTATACCGGGCCCACCCGGATGGCGCGCTGCCTGCCGGATAGCTGCTGGCGCAGCCACCCATCAAAAGCGTTGCGGCGGCGGCAACGGCGTACTTCATCGGCGGCTCCAGACAGGTTGGCACAGATAAGGTCTGACCCAGATCAACCCCAGCATCCCGGCGGTGATCGTGGACAACAGGCCGGCGAGGAGCAGGGCGATTGCCGGCGTTCCCCCAAGCGCGCCGGCCAACGCGCCCGACACCGAAAGGCTGAGCGTTATGATCCAGCCGGACAGAAACACAGCGGATGCACGCCAGCCCGTAAGCAGCGTCGAGGAAAACATCGCCGCATATCCCCCGAGCGCGAATGCACATGCGGGGACTGAGCCGAGGAGCGGGCAGTCCCCCGCCTCGCCGAGCGGGGCAACAGCCCATGAAAGCGTGGCCAGAAATCCTGCTATAGTCAGTGCGCCAATCAACAAGAGCCGGTTCATCGGCGAGCCCCGAAGCGAAGTGAATAAAGAGATGCGGAGAAGACAAGAACGTGCGCCGTATTCAGCGCTGTCGGTACGATAAATGATGCCGGCTCCGGCCACAGACTGTATGCCGCAAAGATCGCGGCAATGAGGACCGCCGGGCTCAGCAAGGCCATCCAGCGGGGATATCGAGTCCTGCCCGATGAAATCCTCAGTATCCAGATCACCGAGAAGGCAAGGAGCACAAGCCGGAGGACATTGACGAGCGGCTCGTTCAGCACAGAAAAACCGGCGAGCAGGATTGCGTCGGCGCGCCCCGCATTGATGGCCTGTACAGCCATTCCCAGGAAGGCTCGCTGCCCGATCCAGACCGTTCCAATGATGAACGCATAGGCGCACGCTGCAAAGACGATGAGACGGGCGCGGCGATGGCCCGCCAGCAGGTTGGCCGTCAGATGCCAGTATCCGGCAATGTACAGAGGCGCACTCGCTATACTGATGAAATGTCCGAGAAACAGGCGCGCTTCCGGGACGTGCCCAAAGTAGGTGTAATGAGGATCGGCATAGTTGCTGCCCGGTGTGAGCTGGAGCAGGCCTTCTCCGAGGCCTGTCAACAAAGCGCCGGCGAGCCCGGCAAAGGCGTAACCGTAGAGTGGGTCCGGGGGTTGCTGCGCCGGGGTCACGGGCGGGTATCCCTGCGAAGGTCGAGAACCTGTCCGGCAGTCACCGTGTCGAATGACAGCACACGCCCGTCGGAAAAGGTGACACGCAGGCCGTCGATCTGAGGCGCCTCACCCAGACCGATGATCAGGTTTGCGGAACTGTCCGACGCAAGCCCTTGTCCGGGAACAACCTGGCGAACGATCTGACGACCCAAAATACCGGCTTCGATCACCGCGCCATAGGCGGAGGGGGAATCGTCAAAGCGCAAGATTACGCTTCTGGCGTCCGGCAACCGGTTCAGGAAAACGCGCGCAGGACCGTTCAGGTTTACCCAGACAAGATCGGGCCGGCCATCCGCGTCCAGATCGGCCGCAAGCGGCGTGATCGCGAATAGCCGATTGGCGACTCCGGTTCGCTTCTCGACCGGCACAAAGTGATGGCCCCCGATATTGAGAAGCACCTTGCCGGCATAGCGATGAATGACGGCGGGCTGACCGAACTTTGCATAGTTCTGGGCGATGGCAATGTCTTCCATCCCATCCAGGTTGAAGTCTGCGGTAACGGCGCCCCAACCGAAGCCGAGCCGGGCTGCCTGCATGCTCGCGGCGACATCCTCAAACCCGCCTTCACCATCTCCGGCAAACAGCATGTAATCGGGATTGAACCCGGCCGATCCAGGCAGGTCACCTCTCACCAGCACTTCCGGCAGGGTGTGGCCGACATTCGAAAAATAAAAGTCGAGATGGCCGTCATCGTTGTAGTCCCCGGCCGCGATGCCCATCGGATAGGAATACACGGATGGATTTGGGATAGATTCAAGAGGCGGGGCGCCTGGGTTGCGCCAGGTTTCCACGACGCCCGTATCCTGCGCAGCGACGAGGTCGGCGAGGCCGTCTCGGTCAATATCCGCAAACACGGCCGTAAATGTGTTGTGTTGGCGGCGCAGGCCCCATTCCGAAGTCGCATCCGTGAAGGCGCCCTTGCCGTCACCGATCAGGAGATAGGCATATCCTCCGTACGCGCGCGTAAAGATGGTCTCGCCTTCGACGTCACCATTCCGGATATACCCCGACAGATAGAGGTCCGCGTGTCCGTCACCGTTGATGTCTCCAGGGCTTATTGAAATGATGGTCGTACGGTCGCTGTCCGGCGGAACAAATACACGCTCTCCCCGGGAAAATGAGCCCCCGGAATTGCGGAACAACCAGACGCCGCTTTCGCGCGCGAGCAACAGGTCCGGCAATCCATCGGAATCAATGTCTGTCGAGGTGCCCCCCATTGTTGCATCATGCGCGTCCTTGTCGAGCGCATGGCTCGCGGGCAGGTCTGTCATTGACTTGAAGTCGGGAGCCAGCGCGAAGACGCCGTCAGCCTGGCCGCGTCCGCCGCCCAGCACGATCTCGTCCCGGCCGTCCGCATCCAGATCAATGACGATGCCTGCCATGAAGGGCAGGGATCCGGTTTTTTCGGTCAGGTCGGTGCGGTTCTGGAAGTCAAGCGCAACCGGCACGAACGTGAGTTCCGTCTCGCCCTGAGGCGCCCATTCAAGCTGGAAGAGGCGCAGTCCCAGCCAGCCGGAGCTCAGCACAAGAGCGAGAACCGCACCGATGCCCAGCGCCCCGCACCCGTACCAGAAGTGTCTGAAGCTGATCCTGAATGGCCCCCCTGGCATGGATCAGGCCTTCCGGGCGCCGTCTAGACCGAGCAGTCGGTCAAGCGACCAGGTGCCGGGGCCGCGGGCCACGAGAACAAACAGGATGGCCGCCCACCACACATGGCTGCCCCACCAGCTGTCAGCGTCCGGAAATACCAGACGCTCGATGACCAACGTCATGGCCAGAAGGCCGGCTGCAGCAAGGCGCGATGTGAGCCCGAATACCAGCAGGATAGGTAAAAGGATCTCCATGATCCCCGCCATGTTTGCAAAGCGCTCGACGATCCACTGGGTCGTCGGTGCATATGTGCCTTCCGCCTGGTCGCTGCAAAGGACGAGGGCGCCGGGCCTTGTCTCTTCGGGGCAGAAGAATTCGTAGAGGAACAGATCATATTTGTCCGGGTTGAACGACAGGAACCCGTTCCACTTTGTCAGGCCGGACATGAAGAAAACCCGCGCGACTGCAAGACGCGCCAGGAAAAGGGCTGCCGGTTCAGCGAGGTCAGCCTTCGTAGCAAGCCATGAATACAAGGTGCGAGCGCGATCAAGAAGTGTCACTGGGAGTCCCCCGTTGCCGTGTTGATGTCAGTTATGAAGCCGGCCGCCAGAACCCCGGCAATCAGGCCGGGAAGATTCTCGCCAGGTGCAAGAGCAAGTACGCGCGCGCACGCCGTTCCAAGCGCGTCGCCGTTTCGCAGCGATTCAATAAACGCTGCGTAGGACGCAGGGAGTTGCCGTGCGCTGACCTCGTGTCCAGGCCTCCAGAAAAGGACAGCGTCATCTTGCTGGAGCAGTGTTCTTGCCGCCTCGCTGAAGCCTTCCTCGCCGGCCTCTTGCCAAAGCTCCCAAAGGCGCCACCGGGTTTTCACCAGCGTAGCGCTCGGATGGAAACTGATCCGTGCGGAGATCAGTGCCTCGTCACCGAGACTTTCCAGCGCGGTCGGAGCGAGCAATGCACGGTCAGCTGCGAGGTGCGCCCCCAGCCATCCTCTGTCCAGTCGGGCAAAGTCGCCCAACCAGGCAAGCCCGTGCTTGTTGGCGGCATCATCGATGAAGTCTGGTAGCGCGTGTCCGTAACCAACCAGGCTGTGCTGAACGGGCGGGTGCTGGTCGATATACGCATGTGCCAGGCCGCGAAAGAACGTATCGCCCACGACCTTCGCGAGCCGCTG
Protein-coding sequences here:
- a CDS encoding IS630 family transposase, with translation MAEAYSKDLRRRVVAFVERGNSRQAAARQFGVSPSFAVKLLKLWQETGSVTPRPVGGRRHAKLAPYLDFLIGEVEAQPDVTMPELARRLASEHGVTAAPASLSRVLCQAGFTDKKALLAAEQERADVKAARADWKHYRQPAMQAEPGRLVFIDETSVKTNMCRLRGRSLCGKRLKATAPFGKWGTQTFIAGLRCGELTAPWVVEGAMNRSAFEVYIETQLAPTLSPGDVVILDNLSVHYSQRAEDALAERGAWFLYLPKYSPDLNPIEMAFSKLKAHLRAAAARTFEDLNDAIGDICKLFTPAECWNFFKAAGYASK
- a CDS encoding crotonase/enoyl-CoA hydratase family protein, which translates into the protein MPERVSYTWNAGISVIALNDGKANIMSPAMLDRLSDALDVAERNGGPVVLRSAVPGVFSAGFDLSVFKSGDRAALQDMVRQGAELAARLLEFPYPVIGLLEGHAYPMGAFLLLASDLRIAARSPLRIGLNEVAIGIVPPAFAIELARSRLHPAWLNRTVVLGEMFGPNDACRAGFVDIVVSPEDLEHRAFIWTHSPRL
- a CDS encoding TetR/AcrR family transcriptional regulator, with product MAPRQRHRVPVIDAAVKLFRQQGYAATGLNDLVDSSGAPKGSLYHYFPEGKPSIAAAAVEEAGQRVVRTVETLVRKTGSTSELLREHARLLAGWMEKSGYRDGCPITTVILELAPRDRRVTEAARKAYSARQALIEGKLAEDGFSRTEAGRLAVLCISALQGSLIQARVDRSRKPIEATAGELGQLIELARLSRRT
- a CDS encoding alpha/beta hydrolase, producing the protein MKYAVAAAATLLMGGCASSYPAGSAPSGWARYSQMPADTADMMTGEILYITDRAPRGGGYGVERSTSMAAGKARIEVTGMDAPAYGAFMSGESDQRPAYSANSISEIVRFPGTPLAFSIENGVLTRERPSLARYQEAGKAFQGMLSEAVASQDTGNVLLYVHGFNNTFDHGAFNLFEVWNASGRASVPVLFSWPTGGRSVWGYLGDTQDGDFAIFHLKEVIRLISAAPEVDSVTILAHSRGVSLVTDALRELMIEARGSGLSMRDTYRVENLILAAPDMDLGVMEQRLVAEAFGMGFGQINVYVNPGDNALGLSGWVFGAPRFGALTAESMSEESKAVFRGVRSVSFISVTDADRFDPHNYFRRHPGVLADIAATIRTGAHPGDPERPLEKGELNFWSIDQQYVPMLPSEPKDP
- a CDS encoding CRTAC1 family protein; protein product: MPGGPFRISFRHFWYGCGALGIGAVLALVLSSGWLGLRLFQLEWAPQGETELTFVPVALDFQNRTDLTEKTGSLPFMAGIVIDLDADGRDEIVLGGGRGQADGVFALAPDFKSMTDLPASHALDKDAHDATMGGTSTDIDSDGLPDLLLARESGVWLFRNSGGSFSRGERVFVPPDSDRTTIISISPGDINGDGHADLYLSGYIRNGDVEGETIFTRAYGGYAYLLIGDGKGAFTDATSEWGLRRQHNTFTAVFADIDRDGLADLVAAQDTGVVETWRNPGAPPLESIPNPSVYSYPMGIAAGDYNDDGHLDFYFSNVGHTLPEVLVRGDLPGSAGFNPDYMLFAGDGEGGFEDVAASMQAARLGFGWGAVTADFNLDGMEDIAIAQNYAKFGQPAVIHRYAGKVLLNIGGHHFVPVEKRTGVANRLFAITPLAADLDADGRPDLVWVNLNGPARVFLNRLPDARSVILRFDDSPSAYGAVIEAGILGRQIVRQVVPGQGLASDSSANLIIGLGEAPQIDGLRVTFSDGRVLSFDTVTAGQVLDLRRDTRP
- a CDS encoding DoxX family protein, translated to MSGLTKWNGFLSFNPDKYDLFLYEFFCPEETRPGALVLCSDQAEGTYAPTTQWIVERFANMAGIMEILLPILLVFGLTSRLAAAGLLAMTLVIERLVFPDADSWWGSHVWWAAILFVLVARGPGTWSLDRLLGLDGARKA
- a CDS encoding putative DNA-binding domain-containing protein, producing the protein MTPLEQHIFLLSGLASRGAQPADLAWLMVGRREPGQRALVYRNSGIAACTDALRSNYQRLAKVVGDTFFRGLAHAYIDQHPPVQHSLVGYGHALPDFIDDAANKHGLAWLGDFARLDRGWLGAHLAADRALLAPTALESLGDEALISARISFHPSATLVKTRWRLWELWQEAGEEGFSEAARTLLQQDDAVLFWRPGHEVSARQLPASYAAFIESLRNGDALGTACARVLALAPGENLPGLIAGVLAAGFITDINTATGDSQ